In Arthrobacter sp. StoSoilB5, one genomic interval encodes:
- a CDS encoding cytochrome c oxidase assembly protein produces the protein MSLPWQLAGLAVLFLTLAAALIFSGASAARQVSDPGVLVRWGLPFAKAVHNVSVATVIGGLVFAVGILPKNLKVSRSREKDLEEPEHPAFARALAVAAAAGAVWTLSAVAVLVLTYADVAGQGLSGDAEFTRSLVYFMTDIETGKAWLSITIVAAVVTTALFGVRSLTGLAFTLLLALIGLVPTALIGHSSSSSDHEGAINSLGLHLVGVSTWVGGIIMLAVLSGLLTGSRTSGTGDIIEPTLRRFSALAGFAFVLVFASGVINAAIRVTNPADLFGSPYGQLIVAKALATLVLGGIGFMHRQWVIPQLGKSGSMSARRVLWQLVLVELLVMGATSGLAVALGRSAPPQPTTYAPDASPAFILSGYELPPELTPERWLTEWRPDWLWVGVALFGAASYILGIIKVRKRGDTWSWFKTVNWIIGLVILTYITSGPPAVYGRVLFSAHMVDHMALTMVAPIFLVLGSPVTLALRALPSRGEGAHGSRGLREWLLLFVHSKFSQVVTHPLFAAANFAGSIVLFYYSDLFGLAMREHVGHELMNLHFLLTGYIFVLSMIGSDPLPRRAPYPMRLLLLLATMGFHAFFGVAIMGGTGLLAADYFGNLGRTWGASAIADQQMGGAVAWGIGEVPTLLVAIGVAVMWSRSDERETRRVDRAADRNNDADLSAYNDMFARLADRDAKMAGRTAQATRTAPAEHSAKDSAPEPDREVQPDSTTGQTERNTKLEGR, from the coding sequence ATTTCCCTCCCGTGGCAGCTTGCGGGTCTGGCGGTGCTCTTCCTGACATTGGCCGCGGCCCTCATCTTCTCCGGGGCGTCAGCTGCCCGCCAGGTCTCGGACCCAGGGGTGTTGGTCCGGTGGGGCTTGCCCTTCGCGAAAGCTGTCCACAACGTTTCCGTGGCCACGGTTATTGGTGGCTTGGTCTTCGCAGTCGGAATCCTGCCCAAGAACCTCAAGGTATCGCGATCCCGTGAGAAGGATCTTGAGGAGCCGGAGCATCCAGCTTTCGCACGCGCCCTTGCCGTTGCCGCCGCGGCAGGCGCCGTATGGACGCTGTCCGCAGTAGCGGTCCTGGTACTGACCTACGCGGATGTAGCGGGTCAGGGACTTTCCGGCGACGCTGAATTCACCCGCTCACTGGTGTACTTCATGACGGACATTGAGACGGGTAAGGCCTGGCTGTCCATCACCATAGTTGCCGCGGTGGTCACCACAGCGCTGTTCGGCGTCCGTTCGTTGACCGGGCTCGCGTTCACGCTCCTGCTGGCCCTGATCGGCCTTGTTCCCACTGCGCTGATCGGTCACTCCTCCAGCTCCAGCGACCATGAAGGTGCCATCAACTCCTTGGGCCTGCACTTGGTGGGCGTCTCCACGTGGGTGGGCGGCATCATTATGCTCGCGGTCCTTTCGGGCTTACTCACTGGTTCCCGAACTTCTGGAACGGGCGATATCATCGAGCCGACCCTTCGACGATTCTCGGCCCTGGCAGGCTTCGCATTCGTCTTGGTATTCGCCTCCGGCGTGATCAACGCCGCCATCAGGGTGACCAACCCCGCTGATCTTTTCGGCTCCCCCTACGGCCAACTCATCGTTGCCAAAGCGCTTGCCACGCTGGTGCTGGGCGGCATCGGCTTTATGCACCGCCAGTGGGTCATTCCGCAGCTCGGCAAGAGCGGATCGATGTCTGCCCGCCGGGTGCTGTGGCAGCTGGTTTTGGTTGAGCTGCTGGTGATGGGCGCGACGTCGGGCCTCGCCGTTGCGCTGGGACGCTCGGCCCCGCCGCAGCCCACTACCTACGCGCCGGACGCCTCGCCGGCCTTTATCCTGTCCGGCTATGAGCTTCCTCCTGAACTTACGCCGGAGCGATGGCTTACCGAATGGCGTCCTGACTGGCTGTGGGTCGGAGTAGCGCTATTCGGCGCTGCCTCCTACATCCTGGGGATCATCAAGGTCCGCAAGCGCGGTGACACCTGGTCCTGGTTCAAAACAGTGAACTGGATTATCGGGCTTGTGATTCTCACATACATCACGTCGGGTCCACCAGCCGTCTATGGCAGGGTGCTGTTCTCTGCCCATATGGTGGATCACATGGCCTTGACCATGGTGGCACCGATCTTCCTAGTGCTTGGTTCACCGGTGACCCTTGCGCTGCGGGCACTCCCTTCCCGGGGTGAAGGTGCTCACGGTTCGCGCGGCCTTCGGGAGTGGTTGCTGCTGTTCGTGCATTCCAAGTTCTCCCAGGTGGTCACGCACCCGCTCTTCGCCGCTGCGAACTTCGCCGGATCCATCGTGCTGTTCTACTACTCGGACCTTTTCGGCCTTGCGATGCGGGAACACGTCGGCCACGAACTCATGAACCTGCACTTCCTGCTGACGGGTTACATTTTTGTACTGAGCATGATCGGCAGCGATCCTCTCCCGCGCCGGGCCCCGTACCCAATGCGCCTGCTGTTGCTGCTTGCAACCATGGGGTTCCACGCGTTCTTTGGAGTGGCCATCATGGGCGGTACCGGACTGCTGGCCGCCGACTACTTCGGAAACCTGGGCCGGACCTGGGGTGCATCGGCCATAGCAGACCAGCAAATGGGCGGTGCCGTGGCCTGGGGCATTGGCGAAGTGCCCACCTTGCTGGTGGCAATCGGCGTGGCCGTCATGTGGTCGCGCTCGGACGAACGGGAGACCCGCCGGGTGGATCGGGCGGCCGACAGGAATAACGACGCCGACCTCAGTGCTTATAACGATATGTTTGCCCGGCTCGCCGACCGCGATGCCAAGATGGCCGGCAGGACAGCCCAAGCCACCCGGACGGCTCCGGCCGAACACTCCGCAAAGGACAGCGCGCCGGAGCCGGACCGCGAAGTCCAACCGGACAGCACCACCGGGCAGACCGAACGAAACACCAAGCTGGAAGGACGCTGA
- a CDS encoding HU family DNA-binding protein, whose amino-acid sequence MAKNRSELVAEVAGKAGTSQAAVNSVLDALFEVFETSVAAGEKITIPGWLAVERTDRAARTGRNPQTGETIQIAAGHSVKLTAGSKLKAAVAKKK is encoded by the coding sequence ATGGCTAAGAACCGTAGTGAACTCGTTGCAGAGGTAGCAGGCAAGGCTGGCACCAGCCAGGCAGCCGTCAACTCCGTGCTCGATGCACTGTTCGAAGTTTTCGAGACTTCTGTTGCCGCTGGCGAGAAGATCACCATCCCGGGCTGGCTCGCAGTTGAGCGCACTGACCGCGCAGCACGCACCGGCCGCAACCCGCAGACGGGCGAAACCATCCAGATCGCCGCCGGCCACAGCGTTAAGCTGACCGCAGGCTCCAAGCTGAAGGCTGCTGTCGCCAAGAAGAAGTAG
- a CDS encoding GNAT family protein: MTLTRDLDVPSGNAVNGNVHLRILSLSDAGPLAAAYSRNAEHLAPWEPRRSAAFYTRAGQEAIVRSKLDQYAAGTELPWIVLHDRDVIGMITLTGIVRGPFLNANLGYWVDHAFTGKGIATSSVEAVLSMAGGELGLHRIQAAALLDNVASQAVLKRSGFKRIGMAPSYLHIAGEWQDHVLYQRILF; encoded by the coding sequence ATGACTCTGACTCGAGACTTGGATGTCCCGTCCGGGAATGCCGTGAACGGGAATGTCCACCTTCGGATTTTGTCCTTGTCTGATGCGGGGCCCTTAGCAGCCGCGTATAGCCGGAACGCAGAGCACCTCGCGCCGTGGGAGCCAAGGCGCAGCGCCGCGTTCTATACAAGAGCCGGGCAAGAGGCCATCGTTCGGAGCAAACTGGATCAGTATGCGGCAGGCACTGAGCTGCCGTGGATAGTTCTGCATGATCGGGATGTCATAGGCATGATTACTTTGACGGGCATAGTCCGCGGTCCGTTCCTGAACGCCAACCTTGGCTATTGGGTGGACCACGCATTCACCGGCAAGGGCATTGCCACTTCCTCGGTGGAGGCAGTTCTCTCCATGGCGGGAGGGGAACTTGGTCTCCACCGTATCCAGGCCGCAGCCTTGCTGGACAACGTAGCCTCGCAGGCGGTTCTCAAGCGGTCTGGCTTCAAGCGGATCGGCATGGCACCCTCGTATCTCCACATCGCAGGCGAGTGGCAGGACCACGTCTTGTATCAGCGAATTCTCTTCTGA
- a CDS encoding RNA polymerase subunit sigma-70: MTSAELEAARAGDEEAFASLVAPFRRELHLHCYRITGSVDDADDVLQEVLLAAWKGLPGFAGRSSLRTWLYRIATTRSLNALRDQGRRPRPAPAPPFEPPTPNDRFDLPHVQPYPDLLVDELDPAAQAVARESVELAFVVALQRMPPRQAAVLILCDVLDFTVAEAAEMVAVGATAAKGLLQRARSARSAAGSLTTGADHHDLARKFADAFSRDDVEAVLELLTDQCWLAMPPASELYVGRHAVGSFLRASAAGRPGGNYALTAVTAGGRPAFVCYLQGRARGLLVIEPTQVGDKIASIMRFLDDGLHRQFGMPDFLA, translated from the coding sequence GTGACGTCAGCGGAGTTGGAGGCCGCCCGGGCCGGCGATGAAGAGGCCTTCGCGTCTCTCGTTGCGCCCTTTCGCCGGGAACTTCATCTGCACTGCTACAGGATCACAGGGTCTGTTGATGATGCAGATGATGTACTGCAGGAGGTGTTGCTTGCCGCCTGGAAAGGGTTGCCTGGATTTGCCGGTCGATCGTCCTTGCGGACTTGGCTCTATCGGATTGCCACTACTCGTTCGCTCAACGCGCTAAGAGACCAAGGTCGCCGTCCTCGTCCCGCCCCTGCACCTCCCTTCGAGCCTCCGACACCGAACGACCGATTCGACCTACCGCATGTGCAGCCCTACCCCGATCTATTGGTCGACGAGCTTGATCCTGCTGCGCAGGCGGTTGCCCGCGAAAGCGTTGAGCTCGCATTTGTGGTTGCGCTTCAACGGATGCCGCCGCGCCAGGCTGCGGTGTTGATCCTCTGCGATGTGCTGGATTTCACCGTTGCCGAAGCTGCGGAGATGGTCGCGGTAGGCGCGACGGCGGCGAAGGGTCTTCTTCAGCGTGCCCGCTCCGCCAGATCCGCTGCAGGGTCACTCACGACCGGAGCAGACCACCATGATTTGGCCCGAAAGTTTGCGGATGCCTTCTCGCGGGACGACGTCGAGGCCGTCCTTGAGCTCCTCACCGATCAATGCTGGCTTGCCATGCCTCCGGCCAGCGAACTTTACGTGGGCCGGCACGCCGTCGGGAGTTTCCTTCGTGCCAGTGCGGCTGGGCGCCCTGGCGGCAACTACGCGCTGACCGCTGTCACTGCCGGTGGCAGGCCTGCGTTCGTCTGCTATCTGCAAGGCCGGGCCCGGGGGCTCCTGGTGATTGAGCCAACCCAGGTTGGAGACAAGATCGCGTCGATCATGCGATTCCTTGACGATGGCCTGCATCGACAGTTCGGGATGCCTGACTTTCTTGCGTGA
- a CDS encoding nuclear transport factor 2 family protein, with translation MSEKQARAVEIAVAYHRAWTTGNLDLAAKHLAEDVTCHAPSGTINGRGAVRAFMEPFAASLTNSKLLAVYGTDDEALLMYDTANLAVPSAPGAELYRIQNDEIAEINIIFDRLPFALARGDVVGV, from the coding sequence ATGTCTGAAAAACAGGCCAGGGCCGTCGAGATCGCGGTGGCCTACCATCGGGCTTGGACAACCGGCAACCTGGACTTGGCGGCCAAGCACTTAGCCGAGGATGTCACCTGCCATGCGCCGTCCGGCACCATAAACGGCAGGGGCGCTGTCCGGGCATTCATGGAGCCCTTTGCTGCTTCACTCACAAACTCCAAGCTTCTTGCGGTTTACGGCACCGACGACGAAGCACTGCTCATGTACGACACAGCCAATCTGGCAGTTCCGAGCGCTCCGGGCGCAGAGCTGTATCGCATACAGAACGATGAGATCGCCGAGATCAATATCATCTTCGATCGGCTGCCTTTCGCTTTGGCGCGTGGCGACGTCGTTGGAGTGTGA
- the rpsN gene encoding 30S ribosomal protein S14: MAKKSKIARNEQRKVIVERYAAKRLELKKTLVDPNATDEAREAARLGLQKLPRNASPIRLRNRDQIDGRPRGTFQKFGISRVRFRDMAHRGELPGITKSSW, translated from the coding sequence ATGGCAAAGAAGTCCAAGATTGCTCGCAACGAGCAGCGCAAGGTCATTGTTGAGCGTTACGCTGCCAAGCGTCTCGAACTGAAGAAGACCCTGGTTGACCCCAACGCGACTGACGAAGCACGCGAAGCTGCACGCCTCGGCCTGCAGAAGCTGCCCCGCAACGCCTCCCCGATCCGTCTGCGTAACCGCGACCAGATCGACGGCCGTCCCCGCGGCACCTTCCAGAAGTTCGGTATCTCCCGTGTTCGCTTCCGCGACATGGCTCACCGCGGTGAGCTCCCGGGTATCACCAAGTCTTCCTGGTAA
- the rpmG gene encoding 50S ribosomal protein L33: MAKDKDVRPIIKLKSTAGTGYTYVTRKNRRNDPDRLVLKKYDPKIRQHVEFREER; encoded by the coding sequence ATGGCAAAGGACAAGGACGTACGTCCGATCATCAAGCTGAAGTCCACCGCGGGCACGGGTTACACCTACGTAACGCGCAAGAACCGTCGTAACGACCCGGACCGTCTGGTCCTGAAGAAGTACGACCCCAAGATCCGCCAGCACGTCGAATTCCGAGAGGAGCGCTAA
- the rpmB gene encoding 50S ribosomal protein L28, whose protein sequence is MAAHCQVTGAEPGFGHSISHSHRRNKRRFDPNIQKKRYWVPSLRRNVTLTLSARGIKTIDVRGIDSVVADILARGVKL, encoded by the coding sequence ATGGCAGCACACTGCCAAGTGACCGGGGCCGAGCCGGGCTTTGGACACAGCATTTCGCACTCGCACCGCCGCAACAAGCGTCGGTTCGACCCGAATATTCAGAAGAAGCGCTACTGGGTTCCGTCCCTGCGCCGTAACGTCACGCTGACCCTGTCAGCCCGTGGCATCAAGACCATCGACGTACGCGGCATCGACTCTGTCGTCGCCGACATCCTGGCACGAGGAGTAAAGCTCTAA